In a single window of the Nicotiana tomentosiformis chromosome 10, ASM39032v3, whole genome shotgun sequence genome:
- the LOC104109207 gene encoding cysteine-rich receptor-like protein kinase 2 translates to MEKVVTLVAFRLFVILSILLLPNVSEAEPRSQTVQIICGNQLEHNTTIYVPNFVATMETISEQMRTRGYGVAVTGTGLDANYGLAQCYGDLSLLDCVLCYAEARTVLPQCFPFNGGRIYLDGCFMRAENYTFYDQYLGPEDRHVCGNRTRKGSLFQQTARRAVQQAVANAPNNNGYASAEVAVPGATNETAYVLADCWRTLSANSCRACLQNASASMMGCLPWSEGRALYTGCFMRYSDVNFLNALATSGDSSSNGNVVVIVIAVVSAVVVLVVGAVIAFYMWKNKQIQKKRKGSNDVEKLVKTLHDSSLNFKYSTLEKATGSFDEANKLGQGGFGTVYKGVLPDGREIAVKRLFFNNKHRAADFYNEVNIISSVEHKNLVRLLGCSCSGPESLLVYEFLPNQSLDRFIFDPSKGKTLNWEKRFDIIIGTAEGLVYLHENNKTRIIHRDIKASNILLDSRLRAKIADFGLARSFQEDKSHISTAIAGTLGYMAPEYLAHGQLTEKADVYSFGVLLLEIVTGRQNNRSKHTEYSDSLISIAWQHFQHGRVEELFDPNLMLRNYHTINVKNEVLRVVHVGLLCTQEVPGLRPSMSKALQMLVKKEEELPAPTNPPFIDEKTMELHDPWDTPSYPHREGDSASIANISHSSFYPR, encoded by the exons ATGGAGAAAGTAGTGACATTAGTTGCATTTAGACTATTTGTTATTCTATCAATTTTACTTCTACCAAATGTATCCGAGGCAGAACCTAGATCTCAGACGGTCCAGATCATATGCGGTAACCAACTGGAGCATAATACTACAATTTATGTCCCAAATTTTGTTGCCACAATGGAAACCATAAGTGAGCAAATGAGAACTAGAGGCTATGGAGTAGCAGTCACCGGCACTGGACTGGACGCTAACTATGGACTAGCACAGTGCTATGGTGATCTTTCTTTACTTGACTGTGTCTTATGCTATGCTGAAGCCCGAACAGTCCTTCCTCAGTGCTTTCCTTTCAATGGAGGGCGAATTTATCTCGATGGCTGCTTTATGCGGGCTGAGAATTACACATTCTATGACCAGTATTTAGGACCTGAAGACAGACATGTCTGTGGAAATAGAACCAGAAAGGGTTCTTTGTTCCAACAAACCGCTAGACGGGCTGTTCAGCAAGCTGTTGCTAATGCACCAAACAATAATGGCTATGCAAGCGCTGAAGTGGCAGTGCCCGGGGCAACAAATGAGACAGCTTATGTCCTAGCTGATTGCTGGAGAACACTGAGTGCTAACTCGTGCCGAGCTTGTTTGCAAAATGCATCTGCCTCTATGATGGGGTGCTTACCCTGGTCAGAAGGCCGAGCGTTGTACACTGGATGCTTCATGAGGTACTCGGATGTTAATTTTCTTAACGCTttagctaccagtggagactcaTCATCAAATG GAAATGTGGTAGTAATTGTAATTGCTGTTGTTAGTGCTGTGGTCGTTTTGGTAGTGGGAGCTGTTATCGCCTTTTATATGTGGAAGAACAAACAAATACAGAAGAAGAGAAAAG GTTCCAATGATGTGGAGAAATTAGTGAAGACCCTTCACGATAGTAGTCTGAACTTCAAGTATTCAACTCTTGAGAAAGCCACCGGGTCTTTTGATGAGGCGAACAAGCTCGGTCAAGGTGGATTTGGCACAGTTTACAAG GGAGTTCTACCAGATGGGAGAGAGATTGCTGTCAAAAGGCTGTTCTTCAATAACAAACACAGAGCTGCAGACTTCTACAACGAAGTCAACATTATTAGCAGTGTTGAGCACAAAAATCTAGTAAGGCTATTAGGATGCAGCTGTTCTGGACCTGAAAGCCTTCTCGTATATGAGTTCCTCCCGAACCAGAGTCTTGATCGGTTTATCTTTG ACCCTAGCAAAGGTAAAACACTGAACTGGGAAAAAAGATTTGACATCATTATAGGGACTGCAGAAGGTTTGGTCTACCTCCACGAAAACAATAAGACGAGGATTATTCATAGAGATATAAAAGCCAGCAATATTCTGTTGGATTCAAGGCTCAGAGCAAAAATTGCTGATTTTGGGTTGGCCAGGTCTTTCCAAGAAGACAAGAGTCACATAAGCACTGCCATTGCTGGGACTTT AGGATATATGGCCCCAGAATACTTGGCCCATGGCCAATTAACCGAAAAGGCAGATGTTTACAGCTTTGGTGTTCTCTTATTGGAGATTGTTACGGGAAGGCAGAATAATAGAAGCAAACACACTGAATACTCTGACAGCTTAATTTCTATT GCATGGCAGCATTTTCAACATGGGAGAGTAGAGGAATTGTTTGATCCAAATCTTATGTTGCGCAACTACCATACAATCAATGTAAAAAATGAGGTTCTAAGAGTGGTACATGTCGGACTTTTGTGCACACAAGAGGTTCCGGGATTAAGACCATCTATGTCCAAGGCATTGCAGATGCTGGTAAAGAAAGAAGAGGAGTTACCTGCACCGACTAATCCTCCATTTATAGATGAGAAAACCATGGAGCTTCACGACCCTTGGGATACCCCATCTTATCCCCATAGAGAAGGTGATTCGGCTTCAATTGCCAACATCTCTCACAGTTCTTTCTACCCCAGATGA